A region from the Drosophila takahashii strain IR98-3 E-12201 chromosome 2L, DtakHiC1v2, whole genome shotgun sequence genome encodes:
- the Mon1 gene encoding vacuolar fusion protein MON1 homolog → MEVEQTSIRSDTNSTCEYLDAEGEPESPSLYQEADPDQEAEQQNHSIISELRDGLANARDTSALSPEPMQETKGLAASVESLALSTSTSAKTEDSIGGLEEEYDYQHDSLWQGQKKHIFILSEAGKPIFSLHGNEDKLATLFGVIQALVSFVQMGQDAITSIHAAGIKFAFMQRSALILVAATRSNMSVQQLQLQLGDVYNQILSILTYSHMTKIFERRKNFDLRRLLSGSERLFYNLLANDSSSAKVSNNIFTFLTNSIRVFPLSTAIRSQITGAIQSNCSKIKNLVFAVLIANNKLIALVRMKKYSIHPADLRLIFNLVECSESFKSSENWSPICLPKFDMNGYLHAHVSYLADDCQACLLLLSVDRDAFFTLAEAKAKITEKLRKANCLKAINEELQQPFNAKLYQQVVEIPELRHFLYKPKSTAQLLCPMLRHPYKSVGELERLEAIYCDLLHRIHSNSRPLKLIYEVKEREVVLAWATGTYELYAVFEPVVDKATVIKYVDKLIKWIEKEYDVYFIRNHATF, encoded by the exons ATGGAAGTAGAGCAGACGTCGATAAGATCGGACACGAACTCCACCTGCGAGTACCTGGACGCAGAGGGCGAACCGGAGTCGCCGAGTCTCTATCAGGAGGCGGATCCCGACCAGGAGGCGGAGCAGCAGAACCATAGTATTATCTCGGAGCTGAGGGATGGCCTGGCCAATGCACGGGACACCAGTGCGCTCAGTCCGGAGCCTATGCAGGAGACCAAAGGCCTGGCTGCCTCCGTGGAGTCCCTCGCACTGAGCACCTCGACCAGCGCCAAAACAGAGGATTCCATAGGAGGATTAGAGGAGGAGTACGACTACCAGCATGATAGCCTGTGGCAGGGCCAAAAGAAGCACATCTTCATACTCAGCGAGGCGGGAAAACCGATATTTTCGCTGCACGGCAACGAGGATAAGCTGGCCACGCTTTTCGGCGTCATCCAGGCGCTGGTGAGCTTCGTCCAGATGGGCCAGGATGCCATTACTTCCATACATGCGGCCGGCATCAAGTTCGCCTTCATGCAGCGCAGCGCGCTCATCCTGGTGGCGGCCACGAGGAGCAATATGAGTGTCCAGCAGCTGCAACTCCAGCTGGG AGATGTGTACAATCAAATACTCTCCATATTGACGTACTCTCACATGACCAAGATCTTCGAGCGACGCAAAAACTTCGATCTGAGGAGACTGCTCTCGGGCAGCGAGCGTTTGTTCTACAACCTGCTGGCAAATGATAGCAGTAGTGCGAAGG TGTCCAACAACATCTTCACCTTTCTGACCAACTCAATACGCGTCTTCCCCTTGTCCACTGCGATACGCTCGCAAATTACCGGCGCCATTCAGAGCAATTGCTCGAAGATCAAGAATCTGGTGTTTGCAGTGCTGATAGCCAATAACAAGTTGATAGCTTTGGTGCGCATGAAGAAGTACTCCATTCATCCCGCCGATCTGCGACTAATCTTCAACCTGGTCGAGTGTTCCGAGTCGTTTAAAAGCTCAGAGAACTGGTCGCCCATCTGCCTGCCCAAGTTCGATATGAATGGGTATCTGCATGCGCATGTTTCCTACCTGGCGGATGATTGTCAGGCCTGTTTGCTTCTGCTGTCAGTGGATCGAGATGCCTTTTTCACGCTGGCCGAGGCCAAGGCGAAGATTACGGAAAAGCTGCGTAAAGCCAACTGCTTAAAGGCCATCAACGAGGAGCTGCAGCAGCCGTTCAATGCGAAGCTGTACCAGCAGGTTGTGGAAATCCCCGAGCTGCGACACTTTTTGTACAAGCCGAAGAGCACGGCTCAATTGCTGTGTCCCATGCTCAGGCATCCGTACAAGTCTGTCGGAGAACTGGAGCGTTTGGAGGCCATCTACTGCGACCTGCTGCACCGCATCCACAGCAACTCGCGGCCGCTGAAGCTCATCTACGAGGTGAAGGAGCGCGAGGTGGTGCTGGCCTGGGCCACCGGCACCTACGAACTGTACGCCGTTTTCGAACCGGTCGTGGACAAGGCCACGGTGATCAAGTACGTGGACAAGCTGATCAAGTGGATCGAGAAGGAGTACGACGTGTACTTCATACGCAACCATGCCACATTCTAA
- the mRpS2 gene encoding small ribosomal subunit protein uS2m — MLRKSLTNLPRFGQMCGLPRRLQSTQAEQTAETEPEDIALVEQRLLKHPDYFQVHNLFTVRDLFNARVHYGHKEGSLDDRMRPYLFGSRLGHLIFDLDKTASHLRDALNFAAHIAFRDGIILFFNRNAMNSHLVEQKAQEAGEFSHTRFWRGGIFTNANVQFDAVTRLPDLCIFLNTQNNVMAQHTAVRDAAKMAIPTIGIVDSNCNPNLITYPVPGNDDSPAAVELYCNLFKEAILRGKRERRQILGLPPLDETQPRRSRKPRK, encoded by the exons ATGTTGAGAAAATCGCTTACCAACC TGCCCCGTTTTGGCCAGATGTGCGGCCTGCCGCGGCGTCTGCAGAGCACCCAAGCGGAGCAGACTGCGGAAACGGAGCCGGAGGACATCGCTTTGGTGGAGCAGCGGCTACTGAAGCACCCGGACTACTTCCAGGTGCACAACCTGTTCACCGTGCGCGACCTCTTCAATGCCCGCGTGCACTATGGCCACAAGGAGGGCTCCCTGGACGACCGGATGCGTCCGTATCTCTTCGGCAGTCGCCTGGGCCACCTGATCTTCGATCTGGACAAAACCGCTTCGCATCTGCGCGATGCCCTCAATTTCGCGGCCCACATTGCCTTCCGCGACGGCATTATTCTGTTCTTCAATCGCAACGCCATGAACTCGCATCTCGTGGAGCAGAAGGCCCAGGAGGCCGGCGAATTCTCGCACACTCGCTTCTGGCGCGGCGGCATCTTCACGAATGCCAATGTTCAGTTCGATGCCGTCACCCGGCTGCCCGATCTCTGCATCTTCCTGAACACCCAGAACAATGTGATGGCCCAGCACACGGCTGTCCGAGATGCCGCCAAAATGGCCATTCCTACAATTGGCATTGTGGACAGCAATTGCAATCCCAATTTGATCACCTACCCGGTGCCGGGAAACGATGATTCGCCGGCGGCGGTGGAGCTGTACTGCAACCTCTTCAAGGAGGCCATTCTGCGCGGCAAGCGGGAGCGACGCCAAATCCTTGGCCTGCCCCCCCTGGACGAAACCCAGCCGCGTCGCAGCCGGAAACCCAGAAAGTAG